The following are encoded in a window of Esox lucius isolate fEsoLuc1 chromosome 14, fEsoLuc1.pri, whole genome shotgun sequence genomic DNA:
- the LOC114840851 gene encoding uncharacterized protein LOC114840851: MREAGQRVRPNLSRFTVASIIRTYRQENRTARRPAVGGRQRVFTHAQELAVVNLVVANNAITLRQLRERILEDQAIFHNVHSVSTTTLARVLREHHVSMKQLYNVPFERNSVAVKNLRYDYVQTVLAFDAAAQQHEYIYIDEAGFNLAKTRRRGRNIIGQRAIVNIPGQRGGNITMCAAIGGQGLLHHHATLGPYNTAHLLAFLDALHAVVTQDRPGQPMFVVIWDNVSFHRAALVRDWFANHDHFMVLHLPPYSPFLNPIEEFFSAWRWKVYDRLPHVRVPLLRAMEEACGDIEVGSIHGWIRHTRRYFPRCLGREDIACDVDEVLWPDPNRRRDP; encoded by the exons ATGAGGGAGGCTGGGCAGAGGGTCCGGCCCAACCTCAGCCGCTTCACGGTAGCCAGCATCATTCGGACATACCGACAAGAAAACAG AACTGCCAGGCGACCTGCCGTGGGAGGAAGGCAACGAGTGTTCACCCATGCCCAGGAACTGGCCGTTGTCAACCTTGTGGTGGCAAACAACGCCATCACCCTGCGCCAATTGCGTGAGCGCATCCTCGAAGACCAGGCAATTTTCCACAATGTGCACAGTGTCAGTACGACGACACTCGCCCGGGTCCTGCGGGAACACCACGTCAGCATGAAACAACTTTACAATGTTCCATTTGAGAGGAACAGTGTTGCAGTCAAGAACCTTCGCTATGACTATGTGCAG ACTGTCCTGGCCTTCGATGCGGCAGCGCAGCAACATGAGTACATCTACATAGATGAAGCTGGGTTCAATCTGGCAAAAACCAGACGTCGGGGCCGGAACATCATCGGCCAAAGGGCCATCGTGAACATCCCCGGGCAGCGCGGGGGCAACATCACCATGTGTGCCGCCATTGGTGGTCAAGGGCTCCTCCATCACCATGCCACCCTAGGACCCTACAACACTGCACACCTACTGGCATTTCTCGATGCACTACATGCTGTGGTCACACAGGACAGACCAGGGCAGCCCATGTTTGTTGTCATCTGGGATAATGTCAGTTTCCACAGGGCTGCTCTGGTCCGGGACTGGTTTGCCAACCACGACCATTTCATGGTGTTGCACCTGCCCCCTTATTCCCCGTTCCTAAATCCGATCGAGGAATTCTTttcggcatggcggtggaaggtctatgaccgcCTACCACATGTACGCGTGCCGCTCCTGCGAGCGATGGAGGAGGCATGTGGGGACATCGAGGTGGGGTCGATCCATGGGTGGATACGCCACACACGGAGATATTTTCCCCGTTGCCTGGGAAGGGAAGACATTGCCTGTGATGTGGACGAGGTGCTGTGGCCCGACCCCAATCGACGACGAGATCCCTGA
- the si:ch211-282j22.3 gene encoding ER degradation-enhancing alpha-mannosidase-like protein 3, whose product MEAKLFCWPESSPVIAGMLRALLLTSLLSWADGHEGQVMLPEEKTKIRDQIVEMFDHAYGSYMKYAYPADELMPLSCKGRVRGLEPNRGDIDDSLGKFSLTLIDTLDTLVVLNKLEEFEAAVRRTVRDVRLDNDVVVSVFETNIRVLGGLLGAHVMADMLRQQGEWMQWYTDELLHMAKELGHRLLPAFNTTSGLPYPRVNLRYGVLNPLSRTGTESDTCTACAGTMILEFAALSRLSGESVFEEHARKALDVLWEKRQRGSDLVGTVINIHNGDWVRRDSGVGAGIDSYYEYLMKAYILLGDNVYLERFNTHYSAIMKYISQPPLLLNVHMHNPTVSVRSWMDSLLAFFPGLQVLRGDLKPAIETHEMLYQVTKQHKFLPEAFTTEFRVHWGQHPLRPEFAESTYYLYKATGDPYYLRVGQSIVEKLNAHARVPCGFAAVQDVRTGTHEDRMDSFFLAEMFKYLYLLFSERNQLHFDIDDYIFTTEAHLLPVSLSTSQPRCQSNDTEVHTVVEEDQFTYSCPSTQTLFPNNPSFAKTIRDSYKYLTGVGRAFHASPVRGIKLPLHDHSMEPVEFLRSMGISLTPLNEAALGSSGARGEANKGVYMVKLVAEVTQNSAEEEVVPLIVQLISPPFLGRTVLTAGPAKFGMDLTKQEHGVKGSIVKSSPYTACGHIENAEELGGHIALALRGDCMFAAKARRLQEAGAIGVIFIDNREGSNSAETPLFQMVGDGGSTADIAIPLVFLFSQEGALLTSALEDHQNVDVLMLPNEKRLGKMADKAETPLGTMNIKFRLAEEGELEEEEGIGPTLQFVLKKDELMLEEEECRQKADNCLTPDGRHAPHSDSPRDPCPDP is encoded by the exons ATGGAAGCAAAGCTGTTTTGCTGGCCAGAAAGTTCTCCTGTCATTGCCGGGATGCTGAGAGCCCTACTACTCACAAGCCTTCTTAGTTGGGCCGATGGCCATGAAGGTCAGGTCATGTTACCAGAAGAAAAGACCAAAATCAG GGACCAGATCGTTGAGATGTTCGATCATGCCTATGGCAGCTATATG AAATATGCGTACCCAGCGGATGAGCTGATGCCCCTGAGCTGCAAGGGGAGGGTGCGAGGCCTGGAGCCGAATAGGGGTGACATTGATGATTCTCTGGGAAA GTTCTCCCTCACACTGATCGACACCTTAGATACTCTAGTG GTTTTAAACAAGTTGGAAGAGTTTGAAGCTGCCGTGCGGAGGACTGTGAGGGATGTCAGGCTGGACAATGATGTggtggtgtctgtgtttgagaCCAACATCCGAGTCCTGGG TGGCCTGCTGGGGGCGCATGTGATGGCGGATATGCTCCGTCAGCAGGGGGAGTGGATGCAGTGGTACACCGATGAGCTGCTCCACATGGCCAAGGAGCTCGGCCACAGACTGCTGCCTGCCTTCAACACCACCAGTGGCCTTCCTTACCCCAGG GTAAATCTGAGGTACGGGGTCCTTAACCCTCTGTCACGGACTGGCACTGAGTCAGACACCTGTACCGCCTGTGCCGGGACCATGATTCTGGAGTTTGCTGCTCTCAGTCGGTTGTCCGGGGAATCTGTGTTTGAG GAGCATGCTAGGAAAGCACTAGACGTTCTGtgggagaagagacagaggggaagcGACCTTGTGGGCACTGTCATCAATATCCACAATGGAGACTGGGTCCGGAGAG ATAGTGGCGTGGGTGCTGGCATTGACTCATACTATGAGTACCTGATGAAGGCTTACATCCTCCTGGGAGACAACGTTTATCTGGAGAGGTTCAACACT CACTACAGTGCCATTATGAAGTACATCAGCCAGCCTCCGCTGTTGCTCAATGTCCACATGCACAACCCCACGGTTAGCGTCCGCAGCTGGATGGACTCGCTACTCGCCTTCTTCCCTGGCCTGCAG GTTCTGAGAGGGGACCTTAAACCAGCCATAGAGACCCATGAGATGCTTTACCAAGTCACCAAGCAGCATAAGTTTCTCCCGGAG GCTTTCACCACAGAGTTCAGAGTTCACTGGGGTCAACACCCTCTCAGGCCCGAGTTTGCAGAAAGCACATACTACCTCTACAAG GCCACCGGTGACCCCTACTACCTCAGGGTGGGCCAGTCCATCGTGGAGAAGCTCAACGCCCATGCCAGGGTGCCTTGTGGCTTTGCAGCCGTGCAGGATGTCCGCACAGGGACCCACGAAGACAG GATGGACTCGTTCTTCCTAGCCGAGATGTTTAAGTACCTGTATCTTCTGTTCTCTGAGAGGAACCAGCTTCATTTTGACATCGATGACTACATCTTCACCACTGAGGCCCATCTGttgcctgtctccctgtccacATCACAGCCCCGCTGTCAAAGCAACGACACG GAAGTGCATACTGTCGTGGAGGAAGACCAGTTCACTTACTCATGCCCCAGCACCCAGACCCTGTTCCCCAACAACCCCTCCTTTGCCAAGACCATCAGGGACAGCTACAAGTACCTGACTGGGGTGGGCCGGGCCTTCCATGCTTCGcctgtcag GGGTATTAAGCTGCCACTTCACGACCACAGTATGGAGCCGGTGGAGTTTCTGAGGAGTATGGGCATCTCCCTCACCCCCCTGAACGAGGCAGCCCTCGGGTCCTCGGGAGCCCGCGGG GAGGCAAATAAAGGTGTTTACATGGTGAAACTGGTGGCAGAGGTGACCCAGAACTCTGCCGAGGAAGAGGTGGTGCCCCTCATCGTTCAGCTGATATCCCCCCCGTTTCTCGGTAGAACGGTCCTGACTGCAGGACCAGCCAAGTTTGGAATGGACCTTACCAAGCAGGAGCACGGG GTGAAGGGCAGCATTGTGAAGAGCTCTCCCTACACAGCATGTGGACACATAGAGAATGCTGAGGAGCTGGGGGGACACATTGCCCTGGCCCTGAGGGGAGACTGCATGTTCGCTGCCAAGGCCCGCAGGCTGCAGGAGGCTGGGGCTATCGGAGTCATCTTCATAG ACAACCGAGAAGGGAGTAACAGTGCAGAGACGCCCCTGTTCCAGATGGTTGGGGACGGAGGCTCCACGGCCGACATCGCCATCCCCCTGGTTTTCCTGTTCAGCCAGGAGGGGGCGCTGCTCACCTCTGCGCTGGAGGATCACCAAAACGTGGATGTGCTGATGCTGCCCAATGAAAAACGGCTAGGCAAGATGGCAG ACAAAGCAGAGACACCCCTGGGGACGATGAACATTAAGTTCCGTCTAGCGGAGGAGGGGGaactggaggaagaggagggcatAGGCCCAACCCTGCAGTTTGTCCTGAAGAAGGATGAGTTGAtgttggaggaagaggagtgcCGACAGAAGGCAGACAACTGCCTAACCCCGGATGGCCGTCATGCACCCCACTCCGACAGCCCCCGTGACCCCTGTCCAGACCCCTGA
- the slc31a2 gene encoding probable low affinity copper uptake protein 2: protein MHMTFEAGSSVTLLFDFWEVHGPTGMALSVFVVLLLTVFYELLKVSRVWLGKRSEQADQSAFSPPVLSSECQGSSAALASSLSESSLAPMEQTVHIPSTTNRWCVHGVQTALHILQVVLGYMLMLCVMSYNTWIFLGVIVGSVIGYFIGFPLLDQF from the exons ATGCAT ATGACTTTTGAGGCAGGGAGCAGTGTGACACTGCTGTTTGATTTCTGGGAGGTGCATGGGCCCACAG GCATGGCGCTGTCTGTGTTCGTGGTGCTTCTGTTGACCGTGTTCTACGAGCTGCTGAAGGTGTCAAGGGTCTGGCTGGGGAAGCGTTCTGAGCAGGCCGATCAGTCCGCCTTCTCACCTCCCGTCCTCTCATCAGAATGCCAGGGAAGCAGCGCCGCACTAGCCAGTAGCCTGTCGGAGTCCTCCCTGGCCCCAATGGAACAGACCGTTCACATCCCATCAACCACAAACCG GTGGTGTGTCCATGGTGTCCAGACAGCCCTACACATCCTGCAGGTGGTTCTGGGATACATGCTGATGCTATGCGTGATGTCCTACAACACCTGGATCTTCCTGGGGGTCATCGTGGGCTCGGTCATAGGATACTTCATAGGTTTCCCTTTACTGGATCAATTCTGA